From Pseudobdellovibrio exovorus JSS, a single genomic window includes:
- a CDS encoding NifU family protein has product MKVTFESTPNPSTMKFNFGQKISDQSVDFPNVDACEKSPLAAKIFGFPWTASVYLGEDFVTVTKQDWVDWDILATPLAGLLGEHVESGQPVLLQLEASLDENQNDSDVVKQIKRILQNEIKPVVALDGGDIVFSKYEDHVLYIHMRGACAGCPSSQATLKDGIEVRMKELIPEIKEVVAI; this is encoded by the coding sequence ATGAAAGTTACATTTGAATCTACCCCAAATCCATCGACAATGAAGTTTAACTTCGGTCAAAAAATTTCTGACCAAAGCGTCGACTTCCCTAATGTTGATGCCTGCGAAAAATCTCCCTTAGCTGCTAAAATTTTTGGCTTTCCGTGGACGGCATCGGTCTATCTAGGTGAAGATTTCGTCACCGTCACCAAGCAGGACTGGGTGGATTGGGACATTTTAGCAACACCTCTTGCTGGTTTACTAGGCGAACACGTGGAAAGTGGCCAGCCTGTACTTTTACAGCTAGAAGCCAGTTTAGATGAAAATCAGAACGACAGTGATGTCGTAAAGCAAATCAAACGCATTCTACAAAACGAGATCAAACCCGTGGTTGCTTTAGATGGAGGAGACATCGTCTTTTCAAAATATGAAGACCATGTGCTTTATATCCATATGCGCGGAGCTTGCGCGGGATGCCCAAGTTCGCAGGCCACTTTAAAAGACGGCATTGAAGTTCGTATGAAAGAATTGATCCCTGAAATTAAAGAAGTCGTTGCGATTTAA
- a CDS encoding class I fructose-bisphosphate aldolase: MTPRVREILSWYGSENIGVLTNMARMMNTGKLAGTGKLVILPVDQGFEHGPARSFAKNPDAYDPAYHFELAIESGCNAYAAPVGQLEACARDFAGEIPLILKVNNSDVLFGSKAPISALTSSVDDALRLGCSGIGFTIYPGSQHRKQMYEEIAQISQEAKKAGLAVVIWSYARGEQLSKEGETGIDVIAYSAHIAAQLGANIIKVKPPTAHIEQAEAKKVYEAQGIKVSTLAQRTEHVVKSCFNGKRVVIFSGGEAKATPDILEEVKQLAQGGAFGSIMGRNAFQRPKKEALELLKNVMETFAGKTLN, encoded by the coding sequence ATGACACCTAGAGTGAGAGAGATATTAAGTTGGTATGGATCTGAGAACATTGGTGTATTGACCAATATGGCCCGTATGATGAATACAGGGAAATTGGCTGGTACGGGTAAACTGGTGATCTTGCCTGTGGATCAAGGCTTTGAGCATGGACCTGCACGTAGTTTTGCCAAGAATCCAGATGCCTACGATCCTGCTTATCACTTTGAATTAGCTATTGAGTCAGGTTGTAATGCCTATGCGGCTCCGGTTGGACAGCTTGAAGCTTGTGCTCGCGACTTCGCTGGTGAAATTCCGTTAATTTTGAAAGTGAATAATTCAGATGTATTATTTGGCTCTAAAGCACCGATCTCGGCTTTAACATCTTCAGTTGATGATGCTTTACGCCTTGGTTGTTCTGGTATCGGTTTTACGATCTACCCAGGTTCTCAGCACAGAAAACAAATGTACGAAGAAATTGCTCAAATTTCTCAAGAAGCAAAAAAAGCGGGCTTGGCTGTTGTGATCTGGTCTTATGCGCGTGGCGAGCAATTATCTAAAGAAGGTGAAACGGGTATTGATGTTATTGCTTACTCGGCTCATATCGCAGCTCAGTTAGGTGCGAACATCATCAAAGTAAAACCGCCAACAGCTCACATTGAACAAGCCGAAGCGAAAAAAGTTTATGAAGCTCAAGGTATCAAAGTTTCTACTTTAGCTCAAAGAACTGAACATGTAGTGAAATCTTGTTTCAATGGAAAACGCGTTGTGATTTTCTCTGGCGGGGAAGCAAAAGCGACTCCGGATATTTTGGAAGAAGTAAAACAATTGGCACAGGGTGGAGCTTTTGGTTCGATCATGGGTCGTAATGCGTTCCAACGTCCAAAGAAAGAAGCGTTAGAGTTATTGAAAAACGTTATGGAAA